The Lonchura striata isolate bLonStr1 chromosome 8, bLonStr1.mat, whole genome shotgun sequence genomic interval AAAGGACTCTTTTTCACAGACTTAGATTCTGACATCTGAGTTTCACTGTATTAACATGCAGAATATATGCTTTTTGTTACTGTCATCTATATACTCAGAGCTAAAATGTGTAATGGAGACAAACCAAGACTTCTTGTGGTCACTGTAAACAGAAAATTTAGGAATCATGATCAGACAGAAGAGCAAATGCTGTGAGCAGAGCATATTCCTTTGGTGCTGTTGTCTCCAAGCCAATGAAGAGTAGGCTTATCGAGATCTGAATATTTTTACTTGATGCTAAGTTCATAATACAGAAGTCAATTCCGAAacaaaattaactaaaaaacaTCCCAACACAGTACTTTCAATTCAAATTTTAGACTGCAAATGGGAAAGCAAGCATCTTGACATAGAATACAGTAGTATCAGTAACTATATAGGTATTAGAATCAGTAGCCTtttgaaacaaaactcagcaggtCTTCTAGGCATGTTTTACTTAACATTGCATTCTTCTCACAAGCTAAAATAGATATACAATACAAACCATGCATGCTTCACTTAAATATTTATGCTTCAGTATCTTGATGAACCAGAGGGCTGGGTCCCATGATTATAGTAAAGCAGTGATTCCCAAACTACTTGGTGCAACAGTTCCCTCCCAAATGACCTCTACTGCTCACTCTGCCCTTAGTAACTAGCCTGGGCACAACCCAATAATGTGTTTAAATGGCTTCTGGTATAGCAGAATCTCCTGAACTACAATAATCCCTTCTTTTTTGTTTAGCTAGTTATGTCCTGAAATTTGGAATGCACTATATCATATTTATCAAAAATAAACAGgcatgtttattttttctcacaTTAAAAAACAcctattttaagaaaacaataTTTCTTCTCCACCAAGATAAAACACTGTGATACTTCTAATTAATGACTGTACTTTAAAACATAATGCAAGTAAGCAGTACTGAAAATTCACACATATTCTTAAGCATAATCTCCATTTTGATATATGCATGCTTGTATCACTGATGCTTACACAAGTTTCCTACATCATAGTAACACCGACAGTAAATCAgtaggaaattaatttaatgaaagCGCAGATAAATATCAGCATCTGAGAAGGTCTGaaaattttaagaagaaaaaaattgcaaaaacaaatatttgaattttccATAGAAACATCATCTATTCAGGACTAGGAAGAATGGGTATGTTAATGATACTGATGCCTTAGAAGAGTGGCAGCTGATAGCCAGATTTCCCCCTTTTCAATTTAGTATACAGATCTTCTCAGGGTAAGACCTTTAAGTAAAAACACTGAAGTGCTGTTAACTAATATAACTACTTAGGAGTTACATGAGCTCATACTAAAAGGACTAAGGTAGGACTATGTTCTACAATTACAGTTTCTAATCAAACAGtagtttcaaataaaatatatcatcGCCATGTTGAACCCACTGTATTTGTAGGCTTCAATAGCAAGACAATGATGTACTGATTATTGCCATTTAAACCAACAACATGCAGTAATAAAAACCAATCTTTTgcaaaaagagtaaaataaataCCTGCAGGACTGCCAGCATTTTCTCCTTGATGCAGTTGAATACCAGCAGAATCTATAGAGTTTACTGTAACTGTCTGTAGATTTGGCAACTGAGCAGTGCTTAGACTAACTGGAGTTGATGTCAACGCACCACCTGCTGCAACTTGACCAAGAGTGAGAGTCTGGACAGGGGTCAGAGTTATTTGTTGACCAGGTGCATTCTGAATTTGCAAGTTCTGCAAGTTCTGAACTCCTTGCACTTGAAATGTCTGCCAGGTTATCTGCCCAGAAGGGGTCACTGTTTGTGCCTGAATTAAGAAAGTTCCAGGATTCAGCTGCAGTTGAAGATTCTGAAGAGCCTGCTGAGATATACTTTGACTTGCTTGAACACCGTGGATTGTCTGTTGCGCAATACCTTGTACAATCTGGGCTTGACTGGTTGGCTGCTGTGACTCTTGTAGCTGTATGTGTTGTACAATTGGCTGTGCTGTGGAGACCTGAATATTTTGAGCCTGCGTGTCATCAGAGACTGACGTCTGGATGTAATTTCCCTGAAGATCAGAACCATGAACTTGACCACTAGTTGTGGTCAAGTCATTTGCATTTTGTTCCAATATACTTGAACTGTCTATGGTAACGGGCAATTGTGATGAAGATGATGTTGGCACAAATAAGTCATTATCAGTAGCAGTTTCTGTCATTTCAGGAGAAACTTGCTCCCCAGTCCTCTCAGAAGTATCTGAGCTATCCATGGCCTGTCCGGTATTTATCAAGTGCCCATCTGCATTAATACCTGCTGTCATGGTTTGAGAACCACTGCCAAGTCCCAGAGAATCTAGATCAACACTATTAATGGGTACAAAAGTAATATTTCCTGGCAGTCCAAGAGGGACATTAGCAACCACTTGTGCTTGGCCAGGGTAAGACGAACCACCAATTGCAACTCCCTGAACCTGGACTTGACCAGACTGACCAGATAAGATGTTCTGAATATTAGCTGAAGACGTTCCAGAGGCAATGATGGTTTGATTTGAGCCAGGAATGATCTGAATTTGACCAGTTTCTTGATTTATACTGCTATTATCAGAGGAGGCTGCAAAGCCAAGTTGAACCTGCTGACCATCCGCTGTCTGGATCTGGGGTATTACTTGATATTGTACGTTAGACACTGTACCATTCGATGAATCTGATCCTGGTGCAACAGAAAAGATTTGTTGATTTTGCAAACTCTGAATAGGAAGGACATACTGCCCACTTGAAGTTACTGTGGCAGCACCTGGAATCTGTACTATATTACCAGCTTCATCCTTTATAGTGGTAGGAGCTGCAGACAAGACCTCCCATCTGTTTGGAGCTCCAGCTAATTGCACAGAAGCCAAATCCCCTGtctgaataaaaagaaaaaagaaaacaaaaaattaagacAAATGCCGTACAGACTATGCATTAGACCAGTCATGCAATTCAGCACTAGATATTGATACACTACTGGAAAacaggcagtgcagctcatATGACCATCAGCAACTGGATCAAATCTATGAAATTGTCTGAGGCTGTAATGCCTAAGTCAGGGTAGCCAGCCTGCGGGTCATGAGCTGCGCGTTGCTCGCGAACATGTCAAATGCAGCTCCTATGTCACGGCTATGTCAGGTGACCAGCAGCAGGGTTATTCTGGTGGCAGGGCTGCTGGGTAATCCAAACCCCTggctgtgggaaggagggagctggcaggggctgctggagtTCTCATCACCAACTTACCCTGAGGCTCAGAAACACTCTTTGCCCAGCTAGGCGCCTATTGCACAGAAGTAGAGGAACCACCATGAAGCCAGTGTTGCCTCTATCTCCTGGAGCTTTACTGCCTTTCAACTCTGTTTGCTATTTGTGCATGTTGTGACTCCCAGAAGTACAGAGCATGTTAAGAAGTGATGTAGTCAAACAGTTGGAAAGTTAGGTAGGTCAACCTGAGTTTGTTACACATAACACAAAGCTCTAGTATTTACAAGCTTAAAGGACTTAGTTTTGCTAAGGAAGAAGACTTCTAGACTAAGAACTTTTACACTGAAATCTTATTTGGATTAGTCATATCCATCAGataggaggggaaaaaaaaaaaaatctatcttcATTAAGTTGGAACAATAGAAAACGCCAGAGTTTCAGAGTAGACCCCAGATGCTTAAAGAACCTATAATGCATTTGGTTTTTATTCAGTAAAGAAAAGGTAGATTGCACTTACCTTTCTTTACCAAAGCAAGCCTTTTCAGAATAGAGTATTAAGAATTAGATTTAACACCCTGCAATACCTAGCACAGATTTGCATAGTCAACCACCTTGCTATTGTAAGTAACCATCAATGTAAAAATTACGAAGTAAAGTTTCTCATTATCTGTTTAACCATACTACAGTAAAACAATGGAATAACTTCATATTAGCAACATGTAACTAACTTGTCTTACAACCAATTCAGCTCTGTGAAACAAATCTAGACTCTCTGGCAGAGTCCAGAGGACATAGAAAGAGCAGCTCTGGTTTGTCCTTCTGCACTTGTCCTGGGATCCCTCCTGGTAGGGAAGCTACCAGAACATATCAAAACCTTCTTCTGATGCTGCATTCTGACTT includes:
- the SP3 gene encoding transcription factor Sp3 isoform X2, with the translated sequence MTAPEKPVKQEEMAALDVDSSSHSEYLQHGNGAASASAGAAAPQDAQPSPLALLAATCSKIGPPSPEEDEAAAAAAASHSAGATGDLASVQLAGAPNRWEVLSAAPTTIKDEAGSDSSNGTVSNVQYQVIPQIQTADGQQVQLGFAASSDNSSINQETGQIQIIPGSNQTIIASGTSSANIQNILSGQSGQVQVQGVAIGGSSYPGQAQVVANVPLGLPGNITFVPINSVDLDSLGLGSGSQTMTAGINADGHLINTGQAMDSSDTSERTGEQVSPEMTETATDNDLFVPTSSSSQLPVTIDSSSILEQNANDLTTTSGQVHGSDLQGNYIQTSVSDDTQAQNIQVSTAQPIVQHIQLQESQQPTSQAQIVQGIAQQTIHGVQASQSISQQALQNLQLQLNPGTFLIQAQTVTPSGQITWQTFQVQGVQNLQNLQIQNAPGQQITLTPVQTLTLGQVAAGGALTSTPVSLSTAQLPNLQTVTVNSIDSAGIQLHQGENAGSPADIRIKEEDPDPEEWQLSGDSTLNTNDLTHLRVQVVDEEGDQPHQEGKRLRRVACTCPNCKEGGGRGSNLGKKKQHICHIPGCGKVYGKTSHLRAHLRWHSGERPFVCNWMFCGKRFTRSDELQRHRRTHTGEKKFVCPECSKRFMRSDHLAKHIKTHQNKKGIHSSSTVLASVEATSDDTLITAGGTTLILANIQQGSVSGIGTVNTSGTSNQDILTNTEIPLQLVTVSGNETME
- the SP3 gene encoding transcription factor Sp3 isoform X1; translation: MTAPEKPVKQEEMAALDVDSSSHSEYLQHGNGAASASAGAAAPQDAQPSPLALLAATCSKIGPPSPEEDEAAAAAAASHSAGATGDLASVQLAGAPNRWEVLSAAPTTIKDEAGNIVQIPGAATVTSSGQYVLPIQSLQNQQIFSVAPGSDSSNGTVSNVQYQVIPQIQTADGQQVQLGFAASSDNSSINQETGQIQIIPGSNQTIIASGTSSANIQNILSGQSGQVQVQGVAIGGSSYPGQAQVVANVPLGLPGNITFVPINSVDLDSLGLGSGSQTMTAGINADGHLINTGQAMDSSDTSERTGEQVSPEMTETATDNDLFVPTSSSSQLPVTIDSSSILEQNANDLTTTSGQVHGSDLQGNYIQTSVSDDTQAQNIQVSTAQPIVQHIQLQESQQPTSQAQIVQGIAQQTIHGVQASQSISQQALQNLQLQLNPGTFLIQAQTVTPSGQITWQTFQVQGVQNLQNLQIQNAPGQQITLTPVQTLTLGQVAAGGALTSTPVSLSTAQLPNLQTVTVNSIDSAGIQLHQGENAGSPADIRIKEEDPDPEEWQLSGDSTLNTNDLTHLRVQVVDEEGDQPHQEGKRLRRVACTCPNCKEGGGRGSNLGKKKQHICHIPGCGKVYGKTSHLRAHLRWHSGERPFVCNWMFCGKRFTRSDELQRHRRTHTGEKKFVCPECSKRFMRSDHLAKHIKTHQNKKGIHSSSTVLASVEATSDDTLITAGGTTLILANIQQGSVSGIGTVNTSGTSNQDILTNTEIPLQLVTVSGNETME